The Mycolicibacterium boenickei genome has a segment encoding these proteins:
- a CDS encoding sulfotransferase, translated as MAGVRFYFDWSNYFTMTRLLRGDPTQRNHRARYLRFVLGIPLVAGFHALCFALDPLLFPVLRRTEVLEPTFCIGHARSGTTYLHRLMAEDPQFSYALMYELFFPSLLQKKLLRLMFRIDSATGGRVRRRLDQLEERAFAPTDDIHKTGFFVPEEDDALLTWSLSSGFWIVAFPYMGELDFYHVDRWPARKRQRMMSFYKECVRRQLALNGGGTHLSKNPTFCGRVETLIETFPDARIVVPMRNPYETIPSLLKLMKTEWSLRGRNEELVLNSLRVLADQSVDTYTHPLEVLGRHPEIRSSVVDYRELVSSPAITMRRIYDNLGLAVGPAAERAFIAAEARRGHESAHRYSLAEFGLDPCEIQNRLADLFDQYQWDTEEREAHVD; from the coding sequence ATGGCCGGGGTGCGTTTCTACTTCGACTGGTCCAACTACTTCACGATGACGCGGTTGTTACGCGGCGACCCGACGCAACGCAACCACCGGGCCCGGTATCTGCGGTTCGTGCTCGGTATCCCACTGGTGGCGGGCTTTCACGCGCTGTGTTTCGCGCTCGATCCCCTGCTGTTCCCGGTGCTGCGCCGAACCGAAGTACTCGAACCCACGTTCTGTATCGGGCACGCCCGAAGCGGAACCACCTACCTGCACCGCTTGATGGCTGAAGATCCGCAGTTCAGTTATGCGCTCATGTACGAGCTGTTCTTCCCCTCGCTGCTGCAGAAGAAGTTGCTACGCCTGATGTTCCGCATCGATTCGGCGACCGGTGGGCGCGTGCGCCGACGGCTCGATCAGCTGGAGGAGCGCGCCTTCGCTCCCACCGACGACATCCACAAGACGGGTTTCTTCGTTCCGGAGGAGGACGATGCGCTGCTCACGTGGTCGCTGAGCTCCGGCTTCTGGATCGTGGCCTTCCCGTACATGGGTGAACTCGACTTCTATCACGTCGACCGGTGGCCGGCGCGGAAGCGGCAGCGGATGATGTCGTTCTACAAGGAATGCGTGCGGCGTCAGCTCGCGCTCAATGGCGGTGGCACCCACCTGAGCAAGAATCCCACGTTCTGCGGCCGCGTGGAAACGCTGATCGAGACGTTTCCCGACGCGAGAATTGTTGTGCCGATGCGTAACCCGTATGAGACGATTCCCAGCCTGCTCAAGCTGATGAAGACGGAGTGGTCGCTCCGGGGCCGCAACGAGGAACTGGTCCTCAACTCGCTTCGGGTCCTGGCTGACCAGTCGGTCGACACCTACACGCACCCGCTCGAGGTGCTCGGCAGGCATCCTGAGATTCGTTCCAGCGTGGTCGATTACCGAGAGTTGGTCAGTTCCCCGGCGATCACGATGAGGCGAATCTACGACAACCTCGGGCTCGCAGTGGGGCCGGCGGCCGAGCGTGCGTTCATCGCGGCGGAGGCCCGCCGGGGCCATGAGTCTGCCCATCGCTACAGCCTGGCCGAGTTCGGTCTCGATCCATGCGAGATCCAGAACCGGCTGGCCGATTTGTTCGATCAATACCAATGGGATACGGAGGAAAGGGAAGCGCATGTCGACTGA
- a CDS encoding MarR family winged helix-turn-helix transcriptional regulator, producing the protein MAANRKMDSVDSISATLARIVRLNLSRSAFKRQATTADTELSQPSYALLRVLIDEGPQPTGQLAKKAHMDVGMTTRRVQALVKAGLVTRHADLDDGRISIVTVTPAGETTAAALQDLRREHLARALSGWSATDLQQLDRLLSRFLDDTKQTPIVEF; encoded by the coding sequence GTGGCGGCGAACCGCAAGATGGACTCGGTGGACTCCATCAGTGCCACCCTGGCGCGGATCGTGCGGCTGAATCTCAGCCGGTCAGCGTTCAAACGGCAAGCGACCACAGCCGATACCGAACTGTCCCAGCCTTCCTACGCCCTGTTGCGCGTCCTGATCGACGAAGGTCCACAACCCACGGGTCAACTCGCGAAAAAGGCCCACATGGATGTCGGCATGACCACCCGTCGCGTACAGGCGCTGGTCAAGGCTGGACTCGTCACCCGGCACGCTGATCTCGACGACGGGCGTATCTCCATCGTCACGGTCACGCCGGCCGGAGAAACGACCGCCGCCGCGCTGCAGGACCTGCGACGGGAGCACCTGGCGCGCGCGCTGTCAGGCTGGAGTGCGACCGACCTTCAGCAACTCGACCGCCTGTTGTCGAGATTTCTCGACGACACGAAGCAGACGCCGATCGTTGAATTCTGA
- the narJ gene encoding nitrate reductase molybdenum cofactor assembly chaperone has translation MKRRNRTRDNAMQDRLVWQAASLMLAYPDDGHPDRLQTAARLLDHVTGEARALLGETVIGLSLRPAMELQQEYVDTFDLHKRCTMLLTYWTSGDTRNRGADMVEFTQTYRAAGVEIPKGEAPDHLPVVLEFAATVDPEAGRRLLAKYRVPIGVVAQALAERKSPHAPVVAAVNATLPSLASVDDVSRLMMSGPPAESVGLQPFQLTVPPRRVQEGV, from the coding sequence ATGAAGCGTCGCAACCGAACCCGCGACAACGCGATGCAGGACCGGCTGGTGTGGCAGGCGGCGTCGCTGATGCTGGCCTACCCGGACGACGGTCATCCCGACCGGCTGCAGACCGCGGCACGCCTGCTGGACCACGTCACCGGCGAAGCCAGGGCGTTGCTCGGCGAAACCGTCATCGGGCTGAGTCTGCGCCCCGCCATGGAGCTGCAGCAGGAGTACGTCGACACCTTCGACCTGCACAAGCGGTGCACCATGCTCTTGACCTACTGGACGTCGGGCGACACCCGCAACCGCGGCGCGGACATGGTCGAATTCACCCAGACCTACCGTGCCGCGGGCGTCGAGATCCCGAAAGGTGAGGCGCCCGACCATCTTCCGGTGGTCCTGGAATTCGCGGCCACGGTTGATCCGGAGGCGGGGCGTCGGCTGCTCGCCAAGTACCGGGTACCCATCGGGGTGGTGGCGCAGGCGTTGGCCGAGCGGAAGTCTCCCCACGCGCCCGTTGTCGCGGCGGTGAACGCGACCCTGCCGTCACTGGCTTCGGTGGACGACGTGTCGCGACTGATGATGTCCGGACCGCCCGCGGAATCGGTGGGACTGCAGCCGTTTCAGCTGACCGTGCCGCCCCGCCGGGTGCAGGAGGGAGTTTGA
- the narI gene encoding respiratory nitrate reductase subunit gamma translates to MSGWEIFWDVVPYVTLATVAVGTWWRYRYDKFGWTTRSSQLYESRLLRIASPMFHFGMLVVFIGHVIGLFIPESWMDLVMSDHVYHLQAVILGGIAGIAALVGIALLIYRRRVTGPVFMATTVNDKTMYVVLVAAMVAGFACTAIGATPEGAEHDYRETVSPWFRSIWILQPRGDLMVQAPVYFHIHVMIALVLFCLWPFTRLVHVFSAPIGYLFRPYVVYRSRDVAERSELVGSRPQRRGW, encoded by the coding sequence ATGTCGGGCTGGGAGATCTTCTGGGATGTGGTGCCCTATGTGACGCTGGCGACGGTCGCCGTCGGCACCTGGTGGCGGTACCGCTACGACAAGTTCGGCTGGACCACACGCTCGTCGCAGCTCTACGAGTCGCGGCTGCTGCGCATCGCCAGCCCGATGTTCCACTTCGGCATGCTGGTGGTGTTCATCGGGCATGTCATCGGCCTGTTCATCCCGGAATCGTGGATGGATCTGGTGATGAGCGACCACGTGTACCACCTGCAGGCGGTGATCCTCGGTGGTATCGCCGGCATCGCGGCCCTGGTCGGTATCGCACTGCTGATCTACCGCCGCCGCGTGACCGGCCCGGTCTTCATGGCCACAACCGTCAACGACAAGACGATGTATGTGGTTCTGGTGGCCGCGATGGTGGCCGGCTTCGCCTGTACGGCGATCGGCGCGACGCCGGAGGGCGCCGAGCACGACTACCGCGAAACCGTGTCGCCGTGGTTCCGCTCGATCTGGATCCTGCAGCCCCGCGGGGATCTGATGGTCCAGGCGCCGGTGTACTTCCACATCCACGTGATGATCGCGCTGGTGCTGTTCTGCCTGTGGCCGTTCACCCGGCTGGTGCACGTGTTCAGCGCGCCGATCGGGTACCTGTTCCGCCCCTACGTCGTGTATCGCAGCCGCGATGTCGCCGAGCGCAGCGAGCTGGTCGGATCCCGCCCGCAGCGTCGGGGCTGGTGA
- a CDS encoding TIGR03617 family F420-dependent LLM class oxidoreductase → MKVFAAMAPDMPLVQVPSYAKRIERLGFDGLHIAETIHDSLAVALLAVEHTDRLIIRTAVTLAFVRSPMLMAYAAWDLAMLSGGRFELGLGTQIRQNIEGRFGMPWSEPRARMADYITALNAIFTAFRTGEPVNHEGPTYRINRLQPYFNPGPKNVDPPKIWLGAVNAGMCELAGGMGHGVVTHSTNSDPQFLRDVVRPALARGANTSGRRDEPCVIASTAIATGPTDQAVDRERERQRRLLAFLLSTPSYATALKRRGWNDLAGDLRTLTKQQRWEDLSSVLNDDVLDELVTIGRYDQLPTLLRTQYAGLADGVVLPPVDADDDDGLSACVRDIRTGHHRSSLGTN, encoded by the coding sequence ATGAAGGTCTTCGCCGCAATGGCGCCGGACATGCCGCTGGTGCAGGTGCCCTCCTATGCCAAGCGAATAGAACGCTTGGGCTTCGACGGGCTGCACATCGCCGAGACAATCCACGATTCGCTCGCCGTGGCGCTACTGGCCGTCGAACACACCGACCGCCTGATCATCCGAACCGCGGTGACCTTGGCGTTCGTACGCAGCCCCATGCTCATGGCCTACGCGGCGTGGGATCTGGCCATGTTGTCCGGAGGCCGCTTCGAGCTGGGACTGGGCACACAGATCAGGCAGAACATCGAAGGCCGCTTCGGGATGCCGTGGAGCGAGCCTCGCGCCCGGATGGCCGACTACATCACCGCACTGAACGCCATCTTCACTGCCTTCCGGACCGGGGAACCCGTCAACCACGAGGGGCCTACCTATCGCATCAACCGGCTCCAGCCCTACTTCAATCCGGGGCCGAAAAACGTTGACCCACCGAAGATCTGGCTGGGCGCGGTCAACGCCGGCATGTGCGAGCTGGCCGGCGGCATGGGACACGGCGTCGTCACCCACTCCACGAACTCAGACCCGCAGTTTCTTCGCGACGTGGTACGGCCCGCGCTGGCGCGGGGCGCGAACACGTCGGGTCGCCGCGACGAACCATGCGTCATCGCCTCGACCGCGATCGCCACGGGCCCGACAGATCAGGCCGTGGACCGGGAACGCGAGCGCCAGCGGCGCCTGCTCGCGTTCCTGCTCTCGACTCCCTCGTACGCGACCGCACTGAAGCGACGGGGCTGGAACGATCTTGCCGGCGATCTCCGGACTCTCACGAAACAGCAACGCTGGGAGGACCTTTCGTCAGTGCTGAACGACGATGTGCTCGACGAGCTCGTGACCATCGGACGGTATGACCAACTCCCTACCCTGCTGCGGACGCAGTACGCAGGCCTCGCCGACGGCGTCGTCCTCCCACCCGTGGATGCCGACGATGACGACGGACTCTCGGCCTGCGTGCGGGACATCCGGACCGGCCACCACCGCAGTAGCCTTGGTACCAATTGA